A genomic window from Panthera tigris isolate Pti1 chromosome B4, P.tigris_Pti1_mat1.1, whole genome shotgun sequence includes:
- the CSRNP2 gene encoding cysteine/serine-rich nuclear protein 2, protein MDAFTGSGLKRKFDDVDVGSSVSNSDDEISSSDSADSCDSLNPPTTASFTPTSILKRQKQLRRKNVRFDQVTVYYFARRQGFTSVPSQGGSSLGMAQRHNSVRSYTLCEFAQEQEVNHREILREHLKEEKLHAKKMKLTKNGTVESVEADGLTLDDVSDEDIDVENVEVDDYFFLQPLPTKRRRALLRASGVHRIDAEEKQELRAIRLSREECGCDCRLYCDPEACACSQAGIKCQVDRMSFPCGCSRDGCGNMAGRIEFNPIRVRTHYLHTIMKLELESKRQVSRPPAPDEEPSPAAGCSLTGAQGSETQDFQEFIAENETAVMHLQSAEELERLKAEEDSSGSSASLDSSIESLGVCILEEPLAVPEELCPGLTAPILIQAQLPPGSSVLCFAENSDHPAASAVNSPSYLNGGPLVYYQVEQRPVLGVKGEPSAEEVPPSFPKEKDLNVFSLPVTSLVACSPTDPAALCKSEVGKASTLEALVPEGCNPDEPESEDFRPSWSPSSLPFRTDHEEGRVVEKTSQQSEDRPPEDSSLELPLAV, encoded by the exons ATGGATGCATTCACGGGCTCGGGTCTCAAGAGGAAGTTTGATGATGTGGATGTGGGCTCATCAGTTTCCAACTCCGATGATGAGATCTCCAGCAGTGACAGTGCTGACAGCTGTGACAGTCTCAATCCTCCTACAACTGCCAGCTTCACAC CCACATCCATCCTCAAGCGGCAGAAGCAGCTGCGGAGGAAGAATGTGCGCTTTGACCAGGTGACCGTTTACTACTTTGCCCGACGCCAAGGCTTCACGAGTGTGCCCAGCCAGGGTGGGAGCTCTCTGGGCATGGCCCAGCGCCATAACTCCGTGCGCAGCTACACGCTCTGTGAGTTTGCTCAGGAGCAGGAGGTGAACCATCGGGAGATTCTTCGTGAACACCTGAAGGAGGAGAAGCTCCATGCCAAGAAGATGAAG CTGACCAAGAATGGGACGGTGGAGTCAGTGGAGGCCGACGGCCTGACCCTGGATGATGTTTCAGATGAAGATATTGATGTGGAAAACGTGGAGGTGGATGATTACTTCTTCCTGCAGCCCCTGCCCACCAAGCGGCGCCGAGCCTTGCTGAGGGCTTCGGGGGTCCACCGCATCGATGCCGAAGAGAAACAGGAGCTTAGAGCCATCCGCCTGTCACGGGAAGAGTGTGGTTGCGACTGTCGCCTGTACTGTGACCCAGAAGCCTGTGCCTGTAGTCAGGCTGGGATTAAATGCCAG GTGGATCGCATGTCCTTTCCGTGCGGTTGTTCCCGGGATGGCTGCGGGAACATGGCGGGGCGCATTGAATTTAATCCGATCCGGGTCCGGACTCATTACCTCCACACCATCATGAAGCTGGAGCTGGAGAGCAAGCGGCAGGTGAGCCGCCCGCCAGCCCCGGACGAGGAGCCCTCACCTGCCGCCGGTTGCAGCCTGACGGGAGCCCAGGGCTCCGAGACACAGGACTTCCAGGAGTTCATTGCTGAGAACGAGACGGCGGTCATGCACCTGCAGAGTGCAGAGGAACTGGAGCGGCTCAAGGCAGAGGAAGACTCCAGCGGCTCTAGCGCCAGCCTGGACTCCAGCATCGAGAGCCTGGGCGTGTGCATCCTGGAGGAGCCGCTGGCCGTGCCCGAAGAGCTGTGCCCGGGCCTCACAGCCCCCATCCTCATCCAGGCTCAGCTGCCCCCGGGCTCCTCGGTCCTGTGTTTCGCCGAGAACTCAGACCACCCGGCCGCCTCGGCGGTGAACAGCCCGTCCTACTTGAACGGTGGGCCCCTGGTCTACTATCAGGTGGAGCAGAGGCCAGTCCTGGGGGTGAAAGGAGAGCCTAGCGCGGAAGAAGTCCCGCCTTCTTTCCCCAAGGAGAAGGATCTGAACGTCTTCTCTCTCCCGGTTACCTCACTGGTGGCTTGTAGCCCCACAGACCCAGCTGCCCTGTGTAAGTCAGAAGTGGGGAAAGCGTCCACCCTAGAGGCGCTAGTGCCCGAAGGCTGTAACCCTGACGAGCCTGAGAGCGAAGACTTCCGCCCCTCTTGGTCCCCCTCGAGCCTCCCCTTCCGCACGGACCATGAAGAGGGCCGTGTGGTGGAGAAAACCTCACAGCAGAGTGAGGACAGGCCCCCCGAAGATTCTTCCCTAGAACTCCCTCTGGCAGTGTGA
- the TFCP2 gene encoding alpha-globin transcription factor CP2 isoform X3, which produces MAWALKLPLADEVIESGLVQDFDASLSGIGQELGAGAYSMSDVLALPIFKQEESSLPPDNENKILPFQYVLCAATSPAVKLHDETLTYLNQGQSYEIRMLDNRKLGELPEINGKLVKSIFRVVFHDRRLQYTEHQQLEGWRWNRPGDRILDIDIPMSVGIIDPRANPTQLNTVEFLWDPAKRTSVFIQVHCISTEFTMRKHGGEKGVPFRVQIDTFKENENGEYTEHLHSASCQIKVFKPKGADRKQKTDREKMEKRTPHEKEKYQPSYETTILTECSPWPEITYVNNSPSPGFNSSHSSFSLGEGNGSPNHQPEPPPPVTDNLLPTTTPQEAQQWLHRNRFSTFTRLFTNFSGADLLKLTRDDVIQICGPADGIRLFNALKGRMVRPRLTIYVCQESLQLREQQQQQQQQKREDGDSNGTFFVYHAIYLEELTAVELTEKIAQLFSISPRQISQIYKQGPTGIHVLISDEMIQNFQEEACFILDTMKAETNDSYHIILK; this is translated from the exons tgatGTCCTTGCATTGCCCATTTTTAAGCAAGAAGAGTCAAGTTTGCCCCCTGATAATGAGAATAAAATCCTACCTTTTCAATATGTGCTTTGTGCTGCTACCTCTCCAGCAGTGAAACTCCATGATGAAACCCTGACATATCTCAATCAAG GACAGTCTTATGAAATTCGTATGCTAGACAATAGGAAACTTGGAGAACTTCCAGAAATTAATGGCAAGTTGGTAAAG AGTATATTCCGTGTAGTGTTCCATGACAGACGACTACAATACACTGAACATCAGCAGCTGGAAGGCTGGAGGTGGAACCGACCTGGAGATAGAATTCTTGACATTG ATATCCCAATGTCTGTGGGTATAATCGATCCTAGGGCCAATCCAACCCAACTGAATACAGTGGAGTTCCTGTGGGACCCGGCAAAGAGGACATCTGTGTTTATTCAG GTGCACTGCATTAGCACAGAGTTCACTATGAGGAAGCatggtggagaaaagggagtgCCATTCCGAGTACAAATTGATAccttcaaggaaaatgaaaacggGGAATATACTGAGCACTTACACTCAGCCAGCTGCCAGATCAAAGTCTTCAAG CCCAAAGGTGCagacagaaagcaaaaaacagatagggagaaaatggagaaacgAACACCTCATGAAAAGGAGAAGTATCAGCCTTCCTATGAGACAACGATACTCACGGAG tgttcTCCATGGCCTGAGATCACATATGTCAATAATTCCCCATCACCTGGCTTCAACAGTTCCCACAGCAGTTTTTCTCTTGGGGAAGG AAATGGTTCACCAAACCACCAGCCAGAGCCACCCCCTCCAGTCACAGAT aacCTCTTGCCAACAACCACACCTCAGGAAGCTCAGCAGTGGTTGCATCGAAATCGTTTTTCTACGTTCACAAGGCTTTTTACAAACTTCTCAG GGGCAGATTTATTGAAACTAACTAGAGATGATGTGATCCAAATCTGTGGCCCTGCAGATGGAATCAGACTTTTTAATGCATTAAAAGGCCG GATGGTGCGCCCAAGGCTAACCATTTATGTTTGTCAGGAATCCCTGCAGTTgagggagcagcagcagcagcagcagcagcagaagcgtGAGGATGGAGACTCAAATGGGACTTTCTTCG TGTACCACGCCATCTATCTAGAAGAACTGACCGCTGTTGAACTGACTGAAAAAATCGCTCAGCTTTTCAGCATTTCCCCTCGCCAGATCAGCCAGATCTACAAGCAGGGGCCGACAGGAATCCATGTGCTCATTAGTGATGAG ATGATACAGAACTTTCAGGAGGAAGCCTGTTTTATTCTGGACACAATGAAAG cagaaACCAATGATAGCTATCATATCATACTGAAGTAG
- the TFCP2 gene encoding alpha-globin transcription factor CP2 isoform X4 yields the protein MAWALKLPLADEVIESGLVQDFDASLSGIGQELGAGAYSMSDVLALPIFKQEESSLPPDNENKILPFQYVLCAATSPAVKLHDETLTYLNQGQSYEIRMLDNRKLGELPEINGKLVKSIFRVVFHDRRLQYTEHQQLEGWRWNRPGDRILDIDIPMSVGIIDPRANPTQLNTVEFLWDPAKRTSVFIQVHCISTEFTMRKHGGEKGVPFRVQIDTFKENENGEYTEHLHSASCQIKVFKPKGADRKQKTDREKMEKRTPHEKEKYQPSYETTILTECSPWPEITYVNNSPSPGFNSSHSSFSLGEGNGSPNHQPEPPPPVTDNLLPTTTPQEAQQWLHRNRFSTFTRLFTNFSGADLLKLTRDDVIQICGPADGIRLFNALKGRMVRPRLTIYVCQESLQLREQQQQQQQQKREDGDSNGTFFVYHAIYLEELTAVELTEKIAQLFSISPRQISQIYKQGPTGIHVLISDEMIQNFQEEACFILDTMKETNDSYHIILK from the exons tgatGTCCTTGCATTGCCCATTTTTAAGCAAGAAGAGTCAAGTTTGCCCCCTGATAATGAGAATAAAATCCTACCTTTTCAATATGTGCTTTGTGCTGCTACCTCTCCAGCAGTGAAACTCCATGATGAAACCCTGACATATCTCAATCAAG GACAGTCTTATGAAATTCGTATGCTAGACAATAGGAAACTTGGAGAACTTCCAGAAATTAATGGCAAGTTGGTAAAG AGTATATTCCGTGTAGTGTTCCATGACAGACGACTACAATACACTGAACATCAGCAGCTGGAAGGCTGGAGGTGGAACCGACCTGGAGATAGAATTCTTGACATTG ATATCCCAATGTCTGTGGGTATAATCGATCCTAGGGCCAATCCAACCCAACTGAATACAGTGGAGTTCCTGTGGGACCCGGCAAAGAGGACATCTGTGTTTATTCAG GTGCACTGCATTAGCACAGAGTTCACTATGAGGAAGCatggtggagaaaagggagtgCCATTCCGAGTACAAATTGATAccttcaaggaaaatgaaaacggGGAATATACTGAGCACTTACACTCAGCCAGCTGCCAGATCAAAGTCTTCAAG CCCAAAGGTGCagacagaaagcaaaaaacagatagggagaaaatggagaaacgAACACCTCATGAAAAGGAGAAGTATCAGCCTTCCTATGAGACAACGATACTCACGGAG tgttcTCCATGGCCTGAGATCACATATGTCAATAATTCCCCATCACCTGGCTTCAACAGTTCCCACAGCAGTTTTTCTCTTGGGGAAGG AAATGGTTCACCAAACCACCAGCCAGAGCCACCCCCTCCAGTCACAGAT aacCTCTTGCCAACAACCACACCTCAGGAAGCTCAGCAGTGGTTGCATCGAAATCGTTTTTCTACGTTCACAAGGCTTTTTACAAACTTCTCAG GGGCAGATTTATTGAAACTAACTAGAGATGATGTGATCCAAATCTGTGGCCCTGCAGATGGAATCAGACTTTTTAATGCATTAAAAGGCCG GATGGTGCGCCCAAGGCTAACCATTTATGTTTGTCAGGAATCCCTGCAGTTgagggagcagcagcagcagcagcagcagcagaagcgtGAGGATGGAGACTCAAATGGGACTTTCTTCG TGTACCACGCCATCTATCTAGAAGAACTGACCGCTGTTGAACTGACTGAAAAAATCGCTCAGCTTTTCAGCATTTCCCCTCGCCAGATCAGCCAGATCTACAAGCAGGGGCCGACAGGAATCCATGTGCTCATTAGTGATGAG ATGATACAGAACTTTCAGGAGGAAGCCTGTTTTATTCTGGACACAATGAAAG aaACCAATGATAGCTATCATATCATACTGAAGTAG
- the TFCP2 gene encoding alpha-globin transcription factor CP2 isoform X2 yields MAWALKLPLADEVIESGLVQDFDASLSGIGQELGAGAYSMSDVLALPIFKQEESSLPPDNENKILPFQYVLCAATSPAVKLHDETLTYLNQGQSYEIRMLDNRKLGELPEINGKLVKSIFRVVFHDRRLQYTEHQQLEGWRWNRPGDRILDIDIPMSVGIIDPRANPTQLNTVEFLWDPAKRTSVFIQVHCISTEFTMRKHGGEKGVPFRVQIDTFKENENGEYTEHLHSASCQIKVFKPKGADRKQKTDREKMEKRTPHEKEKYQPSYETTILTECSPWPEITYVNNSPSPGFNSSHSSFSLGEGNGSPNHQPEPPPPVTDVSLKLNNLLPTTTPQEAQQWLHRNRFSTFTRLFTNFSGADLLKLTRDDVIQICGPADGIRLFNALKGRMVRPRLTIYVCQESLQLREQQQQQQQQKREDGDSNGTFFVYHAIYLEELTAVELTEKIAQLFSISPRQISQIYKQGPTGIHVLISDEMIQNFQEEACFILDTMKETNDSYHIILK; encoded by the exons tgatGTCCTTGCATTGCCCATTTTTAAGCAAGAAGAGTCAAGTTTGCCCCCTGATAATGAGAATAAAATCCTACCTTTTCAATATGTGCTTTGTGCTGCTACCTCTCCAGCAGTGAAACTCCATGATGAAACCCTGACATATCTCAATCAAG GACAGTCTTATGAAATTCGTATGCTAGACAATAGGAAACTTGGAGAACTTCCAGAAATTAATGGCAAGTTGGTAAAG AGTATATTCCGTGTAGTGTTCCATGACAGACGACTACAATACACTGAACATCAGCAGCTGGAAGGCTGGAGGTGGAACCGACCTGGAGATAGAATTCTTGACATTG ATATCCCAATGTCTGTGGGTATAATCGATCCTAGGGCCAATCCAACCCAACTGAATACAGTGGAGTTCCTGTGGGACCCGGCAAAGAGGACATCTGTGTTTATTCAG GTGCACTGCATTAGCACAGAGTTCACTATGAGGAAGCatggtggagaaaagggagtgCCATTCCGAGTACAAATTGATAccttcaaggaaaatgaaaacggGGAATATACTGAGCACTTACACTCAGCCAGCTGCCAGATCAAAGTCTTCAAG CCCAAAGGTGCagacagaaagcaaaaaacagatagggagaaaatggagaaacgAACACCTCATGAAAAGGAGAAGTATCAGCCTTCCTATGAGACAACGATACTCACGGAG tgttcTCCATGGCCTGAGATCACATATGTCAATAATTCCCCATCACCTGGCTTCAACAGTTCCCACAGCAGTTTTTCTCTTGGGGAAGG AAATGGTTCACCAAACCACCAGCCAGAGCCACCCCCTCCAGTCACAGATGTAAGTCTAAAGTTAAAT aacCTCTTGCCAACAACCACACCTCAGGAAGCTCAGCAGTGGTTGCATCGAAATCGTTTTTCTACGTTCACAAGGCTTTTTACAAACTTCTCAG GGGCAGATTTATTGAAACTAACTAGAGATGATGTGATCCAAATCTGTGGCCCTGCAGATGGAATCAGACTTTTTAATGCATTAAAAGGCCG GATGGTGCGCCCAAGGCTAACCATTTATGTTTGTCAGGAATCCCTGCAGTTgagggagcagcagcagcagcagcagcagcagaagcgtGAGGATGGAGACTCAAATGGGACTTTCTTCG TGTACCACGCCATCTATCTAGAAGAACTGACCGCTGTTGAACTGACTGAAAAAATCGCTCAGCTTTTCAGCATTTCCCCTCGCCAGATCAGCCAGATCTACAAGCAGGGGCCGACAGGAATCCATGTGCTCATTAGTGATGAG ATGATACAGAACTTTCAGGAGGAAGCCTGTTTTATTCTGGACACAATGAAAG aaACCAATGATAGCTATCATATCATACTGAAGTAG
- the TFCP2 gene encoding alpha-globin transcription factor CP2 isoform X1 yields MAWALKLPLADEVIESGLVQDFDASLSGIGQELGAGAYSMSDVLALPIFKQEESSLPPDNENKILPFQYVLCAATSPAVKLHDETLTYLNQGQSYEIRMLDNRKLGELPEINGKLVKSIFRVVFHDRRLQYTEHQQLEGWRWNRPGDRILDIDIPMSVGIIDPRANPTQLNTVEFLWDPAKRTSVFIQVHCISTEFTMRKHGGEKGVPFRVQIDTFKENENGEYTEHLHSASCQIKVFKPKGADRKQKTDREKMEKRTPHEKEKYQPSYETTILTECSPWPEITYVNNSPSPGFNSSHSSFSLGEGNGSPNHQPEPPPPVTDVSLKLNNLLPTTTPQEAQQWLHRNRFSTFTRLFTNFSGADLLKLTRDDVIQICGPADGIRLFNALKGRMVRPRLTIYVCQESLQLREQQQQQQQQKREDGDSNGTFFVYHAIYLEELTAVELTEKIAQLFSISPRQISQIYKQGPTGIHVLISDEMIQNFQEEACFILDTMKAETNDSYHIILK; encoded by the exons tgatGTCCTTGCATTGCCCATTTTTAAGCAAGAAGAGTCAAGTTTGCCCCCTGATAATGAGAATAAAATCCTACCTTTTCAATATGTGCTTTGTGCTGCTACCTCTCCAGCAGTGAAACTCCATGATGAAACCCTGACATATCTCAATCAAG GACAGTCTTATGAAATTCGTATGCTAGACAATAGGAAACTTGGAGAACTTCCAGAAATTAATGGCAAGTTGGTAAAG AGTATATTCCGTGTAGTGTTCCATGACAGACGACTACAATACACTGAACATCAGCAGCTGGAAGGCTGGAGGTGGAACCGACCTGGAGATAGAATTCTTGACATTG ATATCCCAATGTCTGTGGGTATAATCGATCCTAGGGCCAATCCAACCCAACTGAATACAGTGGAGTTCCTGTGGGACCCGGCAAAGAGGACATCTGTGTTTATTCAG GTGCACTGCATTAGCACAGAGTTCACTATGAGGAAGCatggtggagaaaagggagtgCCATTCCGAGTACAAATTGATAccttcaaggaaaatgaaaacggGGAATATACTGAGCACTTACACTCAGCCAGCTGCCAGATCAAAGTCTTCAAG CCCAAAGGTGCagacagaaagcaaaaaacagatagggagaaaatggagaaacgAACACCTCATGAAAAGGAGAAGTATCAGCCTTCCTATGAGACAACGATACTCACGGAG tgttcTCCATGGCCTGAGATCACATATGTCAATAATTCCCCATCACCTGGCTTCAACAGTTCCCACAGCAGTTTTTCTCTTGGGGAAGG AAATGGTTCACCAAACCACCAGCCAGAGCCACCCCCTCCAGTCACAGATGTAAGTCTAAAGTTAAAT aacCTCTTGCCAACAACCACACCTCAGGAAGCTCAGCAGTGGTTGCATCGAAATCGTTTTTCTACGTTCACAAGGCTTTTTACAAACTTCTCAG GGGCAGATTTATTGAAACTAACTAGAGATGATGTGATCCAAATCTGTGGCCCTGCAGATGGAATCAGACTTTTTAATGCATTAAAAGGCCG GATGGTGCGCCCAAGGCTAACCATTTATGTTTGTCAGGAATCCCTGCAGTTgagggagcagcagcagcagcagcagcagcagaagcgtGAGGATGGAGACTCAAATGGGACTTTCTTCG TGTACCACGCCATCTATCTAGAAGAACTGACCGCTGTTGAACTGACTGAAAAAATCGCTCAGCTTTTCAGCATTTCCCCTCGCCAGATCAGCCAGATCTACAAGCAGGGGCCGACAGGAATCCATGTGCTCATTAGTGATGAG ATGATACAGAACTTTCAGGAGGAAGCCTGTTTTATTCTGGACACAATGAAAG cagaaACCAATGATAGCTATCATATCATACTGAAGTAG